CTTGCAATTAGTTTTGATTCAGTTCACACCTTCACATACAGGTgataggggtgtacataggtcgggttggttcgatttttcattaaaatataatcaaaccAACAATGTCGGTtttttaaatctataaaccaaatcaaaccaatatacaatcggtttttgtattttggttttaatcgggttttttcagttttttggttttttcaatttttttctcggtttttttacaattataatgtgattgaagaaaaaaactaaatgttttcactaaaaagattaaaaaaaaaaaaaaaacaatggtcatagagtagttccaattaaaattaagttggcaaattactaagacgcctaaactactatctctcaaagtaatattatgtggatactcagtggttcaatttgtaagtcactagtcacaatagcttgtctgaaagtttccttcacataaaatgtgagcataaagaagaatgaagaattggagacaacttattaaaaatttaactccataaaataattaactataacataattccacaagaaaaaagagaaagaagagaaacaaacctaaatcaaaacttgacgaatgaggaaaatgagaaaagtaagatgaaagtaagatgaggaaataatgaaaactctctgaaaacttggaaagtaaaatataaagtgaagcaattgaagagttaTAGGTTTTTATAGTAATATTGGGTTTTGTACTAATCTGttactaatggataaatattagggAAAAAGGATAGCAAtagcacctaaaactaaaataatatcataaaaatagcactcAAAATCAAATACCCTATAAATAGCCACAAACTAATTTCACTAGCTACCCTTCACTGTCATACGCTTAAACATAATCAAAAATATCGTTAAAGtgactttctctttctttctttccttttcattcacaatttcctTTTCATTCAAACTCCCAAGCctccattcttttacctttttcgttacttcaattaatcttttttattccataaattttatataaaatctccaaaaatctgcattcaattagcttcctataattttttcccattataagtttgctcaaaattgatacaaaataatggcttcaactttagttttagtttcaataatgataaaatacggaGGCCAGTGGATATCTGATATTGAatttaagtgtatcaatgtggtataaaagagtatcaactgaGTATAGGGATTGCATGTGCCTGCAAAGAATTTCCTctccttttttaaaaaagtatatcaATTCAGTATAAAAGTATATGGCCAAAAtcatcgatagacactcaaacttgttgccaaaattcacttagacacctaaatTAAAGTCTgttcctatcaggcccctaaaccgCCTACATTTTGTTTCAATTGGGCCTTTTTTACCCTATCATCAAAAAGCTCAAACTGTGTGCTGCACACACGCGATAACGTGGCAAAATGAGCTAATTGAAAGCTGACTCGTGGCATtgtaactataatttttttaaaaaaaaagtatatacaaatggcattgaggaaattattaaaaaataattctaaaattatttttaaaaaaattaattatttaaataaaattataaaaaatttaaaaataaaataaattattaaaaaattattttaagaaaattaattattaagaaaaattataatttttttaaaaaaaaaaaaataaaaaatggcggggatataaattatgaaaaaataattataaaattatttgaaaaataaaaataaaatactgaatattttttaaaaaaatataattttttttaaaaaatgaaataagttattaaaaagttatttaaaaaataaaaaaataattattaaaaaaattataaaactttttaaaaaatgaaaataaaaaatggaattgaggatccaaattattaaaaaataattataaaattatttaaaaaataaaaataaaagactaattataaaaaagaaactataaaattatttaaaaaataaaaaactaattattaaaaagaaattataaatttttttaaaaaataaaaataaagcccCCCCCACCTACCCCCAGCCCCCCAGTTCCCAGcgtattgttttattaaaaaaaaaatgggaccCCCTAATACTTTTTTGCCTAATtatataaaagaaattataaaattatttaaaaaataaaaaactaattattaaaaagaaattataatttttttaaaaaaataaaaataaaactccccCACCTAACCTCAGCCCCCAGCCCCCAGCGCCCCAGCCCCCAGCGtattgtttaattaaaaaaaaaattgggcccTCCTAatgctttttgttttattaaaaagggtctttagtgtttaaaaaaaaattatttttgttatttaaaaaattttggggCACTCAATGCCACTTgacatctttttatttgtaaattagtAAAAAGAATGCTCCTCGTGCGCCTCTCACGATAGCGCTGCATACGCAGTGTCACATAGGCAAACAAGACTCAATTGGAATAAAATGTGGGGGGTTTAGAGGCCTGATATGAACAGATCTTAATTTAGATGTTTAAGTGAATTTTGACAATAAATTTGAGTACCTATCGATGACTTTGGCCAAGGAGAACGTATACGGGAGAGGGTACTTCCTTTTTCTGTTACATTGTCCACtcacttatttatttatacatatatttctGAAATACATTTTATTTCACCCTCTCTCCTCTTACTTCTTCTAAGTTCTAGCGTTCTACCCAGGCAGAACAAACCCAACAGCCACGTAGGGGTggacataaatatcaaaatatcaaaaaatcaaatcgaaatttaattttgattttaattttttaattttttggattgattttgatttttaattttcaaatttcgATTAAACGGTTTGGTTtcgattttcttaaaaaaaattgcaGTTAAACCGAAAAATCGAAAatcgaaattatataaataatattataatatatatatatatattattaatttattatatatataaaataatatatattatcaatatattatattaattatatatacattttagtAACCCTAATTCCAACTCCAAGGCGCCTAAATCCCTAAACAGTAAACATATTACCATTTACACTCAAGTCTCAACACTCACGAACAATAAACAGTAATTCCAAGGCGTCGTTTTCGATTTACACCATCGGCGATTCGGCGAAATAGACAAAAGACCGGCGATCTACTTCCTTTCTTACAACGATACTGCGACCGGCAACCCACAATCACAACCTGCGACTCACGAATTTAGTGTTTCGTATTTGTGTTTAAAGAGGAGCATTCAGGTGAGTTTATGGCATTTTCTGCTTAACATGGTAGTTTattgcattttctttattttacatttggAATGGAAACGAGTACTGCAGCACCAAAAAAACTCCTTATGTTAGTCCCAATGATGACATTGCTTGTTACCATAAAGAACTTGATGACATTATTTCGTTTCATGAATtacttatagttatttatatttgggaatgaaaaatagatttgaaaaaaattatttttcttacaaaaatcatcaattttaaactgattttatttcggtttgattatgattgtcatttttatcaattcaaaAACTGATAAATTAAACCGATATTAAATAATTAGACCGAACTGACCCAACGCGGACTCCTACAGGCAGCAGATTAGTTTctactttctttctttcttctttttttaatgcattttttctttttttgcctAACGTTTGAAATTATAAGCTCAGTAATCGGATAAATCTGTGGACATTCTGATTGGCTGACTGTCTCGTCATTTTGGGCAAATTTGTCGCTTACCTTTTTGATTGTTTACGTTTCTAGCTCTTTCAAAAAGATCTGCAATTTCTCCTAAATTTCAACTTGTTAAACACCTTTTTCTGTCTCTCACATTTTCTCCTGCCGCCGACACTTCCACATTTGTCGGTTAGAATTTCTTTTTCTAATTGATCTTTTTCACTTTGGTAGAccatacaatttttttttcagttaatACATAAACTGAAAGCCACCATTTGTCTACACAAGTCAAATGCATTGATCTGATTCTCCAGAATTCAACATTAGCAATTCAAATAAGTTCGCAACATTTTATTTATCACAGAGACTCCAATTACAATGATGCGAATGAAGACCAAAACTACCGGAAAGCCACCGGTGATGAATGATAGTTCCGTTGCCAGCGAGAATGAGTGGGAGCTGAGGCCTAGTGGAATGCTGGTCCAGAAACGCAACCCGGAATCTGAAAATCGAGCTTCTCCACCTACTATTCGGGTTCGGGTCAAGTACCAGTCCATTTATCATGAGATCAATATCAGTTCTCAAGCAACATTTGGTATGCTAAAACTTAAGAAATACATttaattttattcacttttatgTTTCTATTTATGTAGTACAGTTCAGATTTTGATAGTGAAAACTCAAACGATTTTATTTTAAACGTGAATTTGGATATGGAATCTTCAAActttttgaatcaaaatttatataattggaaactatgcaaaaattctgTAACTCACAATGATTCGACAAttcaaaatatagtaaaaattcCAGCAGAAATAAACTTGTTTGGATCACGCATTCGGAAAGATGTCATATAATTGGGACGAAGGGATTAGCATTTCTGCATTTCCAATTTTGTTTGTGAATTGGCCTTGTCAAATTTTGTAGGTGAATTGAAGAAGATGTTGATGGGACCAACGGGGTTGCGTCATCAAGATCAAAAGTTACTGTATAAAGATAAAGAGAGGGATGATAAAACATTTCTTGATATTGCTGGAGTGAAGGATAAATCCAAAATAGTTGTAATTGAAGATCCAATTAGCCAAGAAAAACGGTACCTCGAGATGAGAAAGAATGCTAAAGTGGAGAAGGCCGCAAAAACAATTTCAGACATCAGTTTGGAAGTCGATAGGCTGGCTAGACAGGTAACCCCTCGcttcatttttacttattcagTTTTGGACTTTGCACGCCAGTGATTAACATGAGTATTTTTTCATAATGCTCATACTAATTGATGTTTAGtgttaaatcttgaaaactgatAGAGAATTAAGTGTTCTACTTAATATTgagataaaacatgaaaaatatgttttcctCTTGATATGCTAAAACTCATAAGTAGAAGTTGCTGGTCATATTTGACTTAACGCGCCCATTAAGATATTGATATTTAGTATTACatcttgaaaaatgatttgatgaatgaGTAATTAATGTTAagagtaaaacatgaaaaaaaagaaaaaatactaatTGCCTTTTCTTGATACGTTAAATTGACAAGtaaatgtgaatttatttttggAATAATGGACATGTAAAAGTGAACATAGTGAGTAGTGAACTAGTAAAAGCGTAACGGAGGAGTAATACGTAATTCCTCTGCCTTACCATAGTGTATACAACTCAATTGTCTATGGAAATATAAGTGTTGTTGTTAACTGTTACATACACTTTGATTGCTTAGGTTTCTGCACTGGAATCTGTAATATCTAAAGGTGGGAAAGTTGTGGAAAAGGATGTGATAAATCTGACAGAGTTGTTGATGAATCAGCTGCTTCTACTGGATGGTATTATTGCTGAAGGTGATATAAAGGTGCAGAGAAAAAATCAGGTACAATTAAACTTATATCCTGCTGTATTGATTTTTAGCAAAGAAATTTTAGGGAATTAAAAATTACTTGAATAGTTAAAAAAAGTTAGGTATTGATAACTGAATTTCTGCAAAAgatttttttcagaaataatGCAGCTCTCTGctttatttatgcaatattgtgagaCATAAGCTCAATCTTTAAATTTGGAACGGAAGTTCTAAATGATGTGATTTATGTTTGAAGGTGAGGAAAGTGCAAAAGTGTGTTGAAGTACTAGATATGTTGAAGATAAAAAATTCAATGCCAACTAATAATGGAAATCACAATCCAAAAAACCGATCCCCCCCAGCTCATCAGCGTCAAGATTATATGTATTCGAATGAGCAGGCATCATCACCCGTTCAACATAATTTAGACGGGCATTCATTTGAAAATTCGCCGGTACAAAGCAAACAGCAGCAGCAATCGAGGCACTCGACCTCAGGGTCTGTTGTCGTAACCACACAATGGGAAACATTTGATTCCATGCCAGCGCCCTTGTTGGATCATTTCTCATCACCTACAACCACATCAAGCACCTGTGCTGCAGCTACCCAATCACGACTCAGTTGGGATTTGCTCTGAATAAGTTGTAGACAAAAATTGTTTCTGCTAGTTTGAGGGATCGGCTGGTGTGAATTTCTCCTTTCCCTTGTTGTTTTGGTACCTATACTCCATTCTTTTCTGTATCCAGGTTTTGTTTTAAATCCCGTTTTAATAATCTCCAAGTTGAGAAATATCTGGGTTACCACATAATAGTTACTGGAGTATTAGGTTGTAATCCCTCTTCCAAGTTCTCGATCATCAATTTTCTATGTAATGTCTTTGGTGTGGATATGTATGGTCATACTTTCATGTATTTCTAATTGTaatgttattgatattgatagATATCATATATTCCTTAACTATGCAGATTATacttaaatcacacaaaaatgtTAATGAGCTGTGGTGCTTACCTTTTATTTGAGGTGACAGAGGCACTCATATTTATGTTGAGTTGCTAGTAGATGAGACTTGTTATGACAAGGAGAAGTGGCTTTTACCTACACTATGCGATGGATTTTGGGAGTGTCTGGTATGATCCCGTGATCAATTTCTCAAACAAGGCAGGTGAGAATGGCTGCTTGAATTGATGCTTGGATCTTCTTTCCTGGTTCATACTCGTGTTTGATCCTCTGTATTATTAGTCGATATGGATTAGGTATTGGAAACCTATATACCAACTGATACCTCCCAACTCCATTGGACTTTGACATATCATGAGGCACAACAAATTATATGCTTTGAGGTATCTCAGTGAAGAATCTGGTGTATTCATGGTCCTAGTTGCTTCAATAGACATTAATGCAGTATGCATCAACTGCTTTCATCTGCAGTTCTTTGTCTAGAACTTTAATAATCAATACATTATTTGACTTTTGGTagacttcaaaaactaaaatCATTTCGTCCACTTCCTTCTGTTTCACATATTTTAATTTGCATATCATTTTATTCTGCGTTTAGGGGTTTCCTTCTGATGATTTTGTCTTTTTAAGAAATCAAGTATCTGAATGTTATTCCTCTATTCGTTTTCATTTAGCTTCCGGCCCCTGTATCAAGTTTGATGGAGCCATGGGGCACTCTTAATTCCATGTTTGTATACTTCCTTAAACTGTAAGAGTGCCTAAATGGAATTCTGGTCAGCCTTTGCTCCACAATcgttttcttctcttctttgagTACACGCTCGCCTATTGCCTATCATATGAGCTGTGTATTTTCCTCTACCCCTCTTGATAGAGATGTTGCAATGAAGGGCAAATTGCACTTTGAATGAAGCCCATCTATATATGTAGTGCTCCCAGTCTTGACAGAGTTCCCAAGATATTGCATTCGAGTTTCTCTGAACTCAATCTCAGGTGTAGGAAAGAGGAGATAATTGTTTAGGTGGAAGGGAGCTGCAATGGCTTTTCTGTTTTATTTTCTATAGATAACTCTCTCTTAACTCAATCTCAGCGTAAGAGAAGGAGATAATTGTGCAGGTAGAATTTGCTAATTTGGGCAGGTCAAAAGGGAATGAATCAAAATTGGGTCACTGCTCAATTTTGCTCAAAAGTTATTGGTTGAGATGAGCTAGGTTAAGAAGAGCTAAACAATAAGATATAATCCGAACTTCTAACTCTTGCCGggttttaatttctttatttgtcTTCTTAAATTTGCTTAATTACAACAATAACGACACATCCTCTGTAATTCTTAAGTGTGGCCTAAGGAGGGTTTTGCATATGTACGTAGACTAAACCCCCACTTGTCTTCTTTCCTTATTATTGCTATTATAACAAATATTTTgcctaaaatattttgataagatTTCTCATGTATCAATTTGGACTACATACTTAGCACCAATCAGTCTAGTTTATAGACAGAACAAATTGGACAAGTCGATATAGACCGAGTTAAATAAATGGATAAAAGCCTACACCCTTCTAAATTTGAGTCGATGGAGAAGATTAcatttatatgaaataattatatCATCTCTACTATGTCATGTTTGTATTGTTTAGTCAGATTGAGTTGCCAAGCTTCTTTTggttctttctccttttttttttctcacccGATGTGCTAGAGCTAGAGCTACTTGTATCTCCTGCCCAAGTATAGTGCATGTTGATGATATAGTTGTACGTACTGTTGATAATACTACTGTTGATAATACTCAGTATGTCATAGTGGATCCTATATATACtttattggattttttatttattttatgaagtcCATATGTTGTAGAGCAAAAGTAAGAGAGTAGCTCAGtgttatttttgggttttgaCCTATTGTATATAAGGACTACAAGTTCTTCTAGAATAGATAGAATTTCAATTTTCCAACAAATCAATAATATCTTCTCTCTCGCACGCGCGTGCGTTTTCTCTCTAGAATCCTAGTGAAAGTTTTTTGATCTCTTTATATTTTCGTAAtgttgacatggtatcagagcgggGATTCTAGTTCTCCGTTAAATTCTCCATCTAGCGATGCTAACCCCAACTGATTTcgtcaagtttcaatttttagCTTATTGAAGCTTCATTGTTTACTCTTCCTTTAAGCTTGTAGTCCTAGTGTTGCTGATTTTGTTGGATTTGTCAGGATTTACCGGTCATTTTAAGCTATTTCAAGGCCGTTATTGTCTTTCGATTGCGAAGGCGACGGGTAATATCAATCTTTTACTATGGCATACTGAGTGTTATCAACAGTAGTATTATCAATAGTATGTACAagtatatcatcaacatttattGGAGACTTCTAGAATACTTTTGTTTCATTCTAAATTAACCATGAAATTTTGGGTGATTGTGTTCTTATTGTGACTTATTTAATCAACATGTTCCCTTCTAGCTTACTTAACAACAAAACTCCTTTTGAATTATTGTATGGACACCCCCTTTCTATTCACACCTTAAAACTTTTGGTTGTTTATGTTTTTCTACCATTCCTAGGTTCTACAGGGACACATTTCAACCTAAGGATGATCCTTGTGTCTTTATTGGGTATCCTTTAACAAAAAAGGGTTACAAGCTTTACAATCTCTCCACAAAACTTACATTATTCTCTAGAAATGttgtttttcatgaatcttaaTTCCCTTTTGCTTCTCCTGTTTCTACAATTTCTTTCCCACCTTCTCCTCCTATTCCTCCTAGCCATTCTTTTGATTtacctctttctttttctatttctacttcacCTCCTCCTCCTTCCCCCGTTTATGCTCTCCTACCTCATCTTAGAAAGTTTACCAGGCCTCATGTTCCTCTTTCTCAcctcatccaatttatctataaCCTCTCTTCTTCTCTTTGTGGATCCAATTCTTCATCCTCGTGCATTAGTCACTTGAGTTCTCATGCTGCCTTGGAACCACACTCTTACTAGCAGGCTGCTTCTATTCCTGCATGGCAAGAGGCTATTAGAAAGGAATTTGAGGCCCTCCAAGCTAATAATACTTGGACTGTCTTGGCTCTACCTCTTTGTAAGAATCCTATTAGCTCCAAATGGGTGTACAAAAGGGTGTGGATTTTAATGAAACCTTTTTCCTTGTGATTAATTTTTCTACTGTTAAATGTTTAATTGTTTTGACTGTCAAGAAGGGTTGTCTCCTCTTCCAACTTGATATTAACAATGCATTTTTGCATGGTGACTTGGAAGAGGAGGTGTACATGAAAATTTCCCTTGGTTTGGTCTTTGATTGCCCTTCTGGTTTTGTTCCTCCGGTTTGTCAATTAAAGAAATCTCTTTATGGGCTCTAACAAGCTTCTAGACAATGGTATGCTAAGCTCTCCTAGGCTCTTCAGTCTAGAAGTTATACTCACTCACTTAATGACTATTATCTTTTCATCAAACGTATACTACCTCTGTTGTGCTTCATGTTATTTATGTGGATGATGTCATCTTATGTGGTGATGATTTGGTAGAAATCAACTCTCTTAAGTCGTTTTTGGATTATATTTCCAATTTTGAATTAAAGACCTGAGAACTCTTAACTATTTTTTGGGAATTGAGGTTTGTGCACTTCCCACTGGTTTACTATTGCACCAGGAAAAGTTTATTATGGATCTCCTTCATGATTGTGCTACTGTAACCCCTGTTGCTTGTCCTCTTGATTTATCCATCAAGTTATGAGTTGAGACAGATGTTTTATTTCCCAAACCGAAATCCTATCGAATTTGGTTGGCAAAGCTAAATTTTTTGACTCACACTAGCCGGATCTCTATTTTGCTGTCCAACATTTGAGTCAATATCTTTAAAACCTTGCTCAATTTCATATGAAGGCTGCTTTGTATATTCTTAGGTATTTATATGGTTCTTTTGATGTTGGAGTTTTCTACTCCAATTCTCCCGACTTTTTCATGGATGTCTATTGTAACATTGACAGGGCTACATGTCCTGACACTAGACGTTCTGTGATTGGTTTTTGTGTTCAACTTGGGGATTCTCTTATTTCTTGAAAAGCGAAGAAACAACCTGtagtttctcttttttcttttgaagcAGAATATCGGTCTGCTAGTAAAGTGGTTGCTGAATTAGTTTGGTTGCGGTGTCTGTTTGCTGATTTTGGTGTGCCTATTCCCACTCCTGTTCCTGTATATGGTGACAATCAAGCTGCCATCCATATTGCCCGCGATCTCGTCTTTCATGAATGCACCAAGCATATCGAGGTGGATTGCCATTTCATTCGTACCCTGCTTGGTGAGGAACTGATTGAGATGTTCCATGTTCCTACAGCTTCTTAGCTAGCTGATGTATTCACTAAGCCTCTCACTGGCCTTGCTCATCATTCCATTTTGGTCAAGTTAGGTGTTCAAGCCTCGTCCAACTTGGGAGGGGAGGTTTATGATATAGCTGTACGTACTGTTGATAATACTTAATATACCA
The Capsicum annuum cultivar UCD-10X-F1 chromosome 6, UCD10Xv1.1, whole genome shotgun sequence DNA segment above includes these coding regions:
- the LOC107873360 gene encoding BAG family molecular chaperone regulator 3 isoform X1; the encoded protein is MMRMKTKTTGKPPVMNDSSVASENEWELRPSGMLVQKRNPESENRASPPTIRVRVKYQSIYHEINISSQATFGELKKMLMGPTGLRHQDQKLLYKDKERDDKTFLDIAGVKDKSKIVVIEDPISQEKRYLEMRKNAKVEKAAKTISDISLEVDRLARQVSALESVISKGGKVVEKDVINLTELLMNQLLLLDGIIAEGDIKVQRKNQVRKVQKCVEVLDMLKIKNSMPTNNGNHNPKNRSPPAHQRQDYMYSNEQASSPVQHNLDGHSFENSPVQSKQQQQSRHSTSGSVVVTTQWETFDSMPAPLLDHFSSPTTTSSTCAAATQSRLSWDLL
- the LOC107873360 gene encoding BAG family molecular chaperone regulator 1 isoform X2, translating into MMRMKTKTTGKPPVMNDSSVASENEWELRPSGMLVQKRNPESENRASPPTIRVRVKYQSIYHEINISSQATFGELKKMLMGPTGLRHQDQKLLYKDKERDDKTFLDIAGVKDKSKIVVIEDPISQEKRYLEMRKNAKVEKAAKTISDISLEVDRLARQVSALESVISKGGKVVEKDVINLTELLMNQLLLLDGIIAEGDIKVQRKNQIILKSHKNVNELWCLPFI